One genomic window of Garra rufa chromosome 2, GarRuf1.0, whole genome shotgun sequence includes the following:
- the LOC141325886 gene encoding uncharacterized protein, whose product MTCFICIFVFCLSAFLMEAQGTYGPYVRNHNQLYADRQRSQFTPNMPGHGNSINFGAHGFNHRVYSYHHRNPHQHHHQRPPWKGPPFIHHRPALPLRPISPVHPVWPVVPTPPRIPVVLPAPTVPMPLTKVATLPPPPPTQTTTTTATTTTATTTTKATTTTKATTTTKATTTTKATTTTKATTTTKATTTTTPEPVSTPHGTPAPAEPSTDPAPAELCKSRPLDLVFIIDSSRSVRPAEFEKVKIFLSEMVDTLDIGSDATRVALVNYASTVNIEFLLKKYFSKAEVKQAFSRIDPLSTGTMTGLAIKTTMEQVFTENAGARPLKKNIGKVAIIVTDGRPQDKVEEVAAAARASGIEIYAVGVDRADMRSLKLMASQPLDDHVFYVETYGVIEKLTSKFRETLCEEARGDLTENACMCEAQIAFQRKVQNSIQTLTGRHILSD is encoded by the exons ATGACATGctttatttgcatttttgtcttttgtttgtcTGCATTTTTAATGGAGGCACAGGGTACGTATGGCCCTTACGTACGGAATCATAATCAGCTGTACGCGGACCGGCAGAGATCTCAATTTACCCCCAATATGCCTGGACACGGCAACTCCATCAACTTTGGAG CTCATGGCTTTAATCACAGGGTTTACAGCTATCATCATCGCAACCCTCATCAACATCATCACCAGCGGCCACCCTGGAAAGGGCCTCCTTTTATCCACCACCGTCCTGCCTTACCTTTACGGCCTATCTCACCTGTCCATCCTGTCTGGCCAGTCGTGCCCACACCACCCAGAATACCAGTGGTGTTACCTGCCCCCACAGTGCCCATGCCACTCACCAAGGTAGCCACCCTACCCCCACCACCTCCAACACAGACTACAACCACTACAGCCACAACAACCACAGCAACCACAACAACCAAAGCAACCACAACAACCAAAGCAACCACAACAACTAAAGCAACCACAACAACCAAAGCAACCACAACAACCAAAGCAACCACAACAACTAAAGCAACCACAACAACCACTCCAGAGCCGGTCAGTACCCCTCATGGCACACCTGCCCCTGCCGAACCTTCCACTGACCCAG CTCCAGCCGAGCTCTGCAAGAGCCGTCCTCTAGACCTGGTTTTTATCATTGACAGTTCTCGCAGTGTCCGCCCTGCAGAGTTCGAGAAGGTCAAAATCTTCCTCTCTGAAATGGTTGACACTCTTGATATTGGATCCGATGCCACACGAGTCGCCCTGGTCAACTACGCCAGCACCGTCAACATTGAGTTCCTACTAAAAAAGTACTTCAGTAAGGCTGAGGTCAAGCAGGCCTTCTCCCGTATCGATCCACTCTCAACGGGAACCATGACTGGCCTGGCCATTAAAACCACCATGGAGCAGGTTTTTACAGAGAATGCTGGGGCCAGGCCACTGAAGAAGAACATTGGTAAGGTGGCCATCATTGTGACTGATGGACGGCCGCAAGATAAAGTTGAAGAGGTGGCAGCAGCAGCAAGGGCTTCTGGGATTGAAATATATGCTGTCGGAGTGGATAGAGCAGATATGCGGTCTCTCAAACTGATGGCCAGTCAGCCTCTTGATGACCATGTGTTCTATGTGGAGACATACGGCGTGATCGAAAAACTCACATCTAAGTTCAGGGAGACTCTCTGTG AAGAGGCAAGAGGAGATCTGACTGAGAATGCCTGCATGTGTGAAGCTCAGATTGCATTTCAGAGGAAGGTTCAGAACAGCATACAGACACTTACTGGCAGACATATCCTTTCAGATTAA
- the LOC141326218 gene encoding WD repeat-containing protein 35-like, with amino-acid sequence MFIYLSKKIAIPNNTVLKCVSWNKDQGFIACGGEDGLLKVLKLETYTDDAKLKGLAAPSNLSMNQTLEGHSGAVQVVTWNEQYQKLTTSDQNGLIIVWMLYKGSWYEEMINNRNKSVVRSMSWNADGLKICIVYEDGAVIVGSVDGNRIWGKELKGTQLAHVAWSPDSKILLFGMANGEIHIYDNQGNFIMKMTMSCLANVTGALSIAGIHWYPGTEGYLEPDCPCLAVCFTNGHCQVMRHESDDSPVIIETGMWHVASIQWNHCGSVLAIAGSLRNSGAEKDMNVVHFYTPFGEHLRTLKVPGKQMTAVSWEGGGLRIGLAVDSYIYFANIRPDYKWGYCSNTVVYAYTRPDRLEYSVVFWDTKNNEKFVKYVKSLMSITTCGDFCILATKADDTHPQEDTEAEAGSATAFNELSNQNSSKDRSKRRKYVLVLCNSIGTPQDSKYIDIDPLFVTMTKTHVIAASKEAFYVWQYRVAKKLTALEINQVAKTRKEGRERVYHIDDSPSGTSDGTLNFAKAFTATRDPICCITASDRILIVGRESGILQRYSLPNISLLQKYSLTSRPYQLSFNCNSSRLAIIDMTGVLTFLDVEPRASSGDAEGGSTAGDPSKFERKDVWDMKWANDNPDLFSMMEKTRMYVFRNLDPEEPIQTSGFICHFEDLEIKSVLLDEIMRDPEVPNKDYLINFEIRSLRDSRALIEKVGIEDASQFIEDNPHPRLWRLLAEAALQKLDLKMAEQAFVRCRDYQGIEFVKRLSNLQSEAMKQAEVAAYFSRFEEAERMYLDMDRRDLAIGLRIKLGDWFRVLQLLKTGSGDSDDALLEQAYNAIGDYFADRQKWLNAVQYYLQGRNQERLAECYYMLEDYDGLERLANSLPENHKLLPDIGQMFVTVGMCEQAVSAFLKCNQPKAAVDACVHLNQWNKAVELAKDHSMKEIGPLLSKYASHLLEKNKTLEAVELYRKAHHFLDAAKLMFKIAEEEAKKRTRPLRVKKLYVLAALLVENFHTQIKSSQQSKTKGKKSEATNALAGLLEEDESSSDSRILDDAWRGAEAYHFFLLAQRQLYEGKVESAMRTALHLRDYEDIIPAVEIYSLLAICSSTNCAFGICSRAFIKLESLETLTPDQRQLYEDLALEIFTKHSPRDTRQSQQDSLTEGPEGKLPTCIVTGKVISEYQFWLCSVCKHCALEQDITQHNFCPLCHSPVA; translated from the exons ATGTTTATTTATCTCAGTAAGAAG ATTGCAATTCCGAACAATACAGTTTTAAAGTGTGTGTCATGGAACAAAGACCAGGGTTTCATCGCCTGTGGAGGAGAGGATGGGCTTTTAAAAGTTCTCAAACTTGAGACTTACACAG atgaTGCCAAACTGAAAGGCTTGGCAGCTCCCAGTAACCTCTCTATGAATCAGACACTGGAGGGCCACAGTG GTGCAGTGCAGGTTGTGACGTGGAATGAACAGTACCAGAAGCTAACCACCAGTGACCAGAATGGACTCATTATTGTCTGGATGCTTTACAAAG GTTCATGGTATGAAGAAATGAttaataacaggaataaatcTGTGGTGAGGAGCATGAGCTGGAATGCTGATGGTCTGAAGATCTGCATTGTGTATGAAGACGGTGCGGTGATTGTGGGCTCAGTGGATG GGAACAGGATCTGGGGTAAAGAACTAAAGGGGACCCAGTTGGCACATGTGGCCTGGTCTCCAGACAGTAAGATCCTGCTGTTTGGAATGGCCAATGGAGAGATCCACATTTACGACAACCAAGGAAACTTCATT ATGAAGATGACCATGAGTTGTTTGGCGAATGTAACGGGTGCCCTTAGTATAGCAGGTATTCACTGGTACCCCGGCACAGAGGGGTATCTGGAGCCAGACTGCCCCTGCCTTGCTGTTTGCTTTACTAACGGGCACTGCCAAGTGATGAGGCACGAAAGTGATGACA GTCCTGTGATCATTGAGACGGGTATGTGGCATGTGGCCAGTATCCAGTGGAATCACTGTGGCAGTGTTCTAGCTATAGCAGGATCACTCAGAAACAGCGGAGCAGAGAAAGACATGAATGTTGTTCACTTCTACACACCATTTGGAGAG CATTTGCGGACTCTGAAGGTTCCAGGCAAGCAGATGACTGCTGTATCATGGGAAGGTGGGGGACTCCGAATTGGCCTAGCTGTAGATTCCTACATTTACTTTGCTAACATTCGGCCAGATTACAAG TGGGGTTACTGCAGTAACACAGTGGTGTATGCATACACACGGCCTGATAGACTGGAGTACAGTGTGGTTTTCTGGGATACTAAGAATAATGAGAAGTTTGTAAAATATGTCAAGAGTCTCATGTCCATTACCACCTGTGGAGATTTTTGCATCTTGGCCACCAAAGCGGACGACACACATCCACAG GAGGACACTGAGGCTGAGGCTGGATCAGCTACG GCATTTAATGAGCTGTCCAATCAAAACTCTTCAAAGGATCGGTCTAAGAGGAGAAAG TATGTTCTGGTGTTGTGTAACTCCATTGGAACCCCACAGGACTCTAAATATATTGACATTG ACCCCTTGTTCGTCACCATGACAAAGACTCACGTGATTGCTGCATCTAAGGAGGCGTTTTACGTTTGGCAGTATCGTGTGGCTAAGAAACTCACTGCTCTTGAAATCAACCAGGTTGCCAAGACAAGAAAGGAAGGTCGAGAGAG GGTTTATCACATCGATGACAGTCCAAGCGGAACATCAGATGGGACACTGAACTTTGCCAAAGCCTTCACA GCCACCAGAGATCCGATCTGCTGCATCACAGCATCAGACAGGATACTTATAGTG GGCCGTGAGTCTGGTATCTTACAGAGATACAGCCTGCCCAACATCAGCCTTCTGCAGAAATATTCCCTTACTTCCAGACCGTATCAGCTGTCCTTCAATTGTAACTCCAg CCGACTGGCTATTATAGACATGACCGGGGTGTTGACGTTTTTGGATGTAGAACCTCGAGCTTCTTCAGGGGATGCAGAGGGCGGGTCGACAGCTGGAGACCCATCTAAATTCGAGCGCAAGGATGTCTGGGATATGAAGTGGGCTAATGATAACCCCGATCTGTTCTCCATGATGGAGAAAACCAGAATGTATGTTTTCAGAAACCTGGACCCTGAG GAACCAATTCAGACGTCTGGCTTCATCTGCCACTTTGAGGATCTAGAGATCAAATCTGTACTTTTGGATGAGATTATGAGG GATCCAGAGGTTCCAAATAAAGATTATTTAATAAACTTTGAGATCCGTTCGCTGAGGGACAGCAGGGCACTTATTGAGAAGGTTGGGATTGAAGATGCTTCTCAGTTTATTGAGGACAATCCCCATCCACGTCTCTG GCGTCTGTTGGCAGAAGCAGCGCTGCAGAAGCTGGATCTGAAGATGGCTGAACAGGCGTTTGTGCGCTGTAGAGACTACCAGGGCATTGAATTTGTGAAGAGATTGAGCAACCTACAGAGTGAAGCCATGAAACAAGCCGAGGTGGCCGCTTACTTTAGCAGGTTTGAGGAGGCAGAGAGGATGTACCTGGACATGGACCGCAG GGATTTGGCGATTGGTTTGCGTATAAAGCTCGGTGATTGGTTCAGGGTTCTGCAGTTGTTGAAGACAGGATCAGGTGACTCTGATGATGCCCTTCTGGAGCAGGCCTACAACGCTATTGGAGACTACTTTGCAGACAGACAGAAATG GTTGAATGCAGTGCAGTATTACCTGCAGGGTCGTAATCAGGAGCGTCTGGCTGAATGTTATTACATGCTGGAGGACTATGATGGTCTGGAGAGACTTGCAAACTCACTACCGGAAAACCATAAACTGCTACCA gaCATTGGTCAGATGTTTGTTACCGTGGGAATGTGTGAGCAGGCCGTCAGTGCATTTCTAAAATGCAACCAGCCCAAAGCAGCTGTGGATGCCTGTGTGCATCTAAACCAG TGGAACAAAGCTGTTGAACTCGCAAAAGACCACAGTATGAAGGAAATTGGACCTCTGCTGTCTAAATACGCCTCACATCTGCTGGAGAAAAACAAAACTCTAGAAGCTGTAGAGCTCTACAGAAAAGCCCATCACTTCCTGGATGCCGCCAAACTTATGTTTAAG ATTGCTGAAGAAGAGGCGAAAAAGAGAACACGACCTCTGCGAGTGAAGAAGCTGTATGTGCTTGCCGCCCTGCTGGTGGAGAACTTTCACACCCAGATCAAAAGCTCACAGCAAAGCAAAACCAAGGGCAAGAAATCAGAG GCTACCAATGCATTAGCAGGGCTGTTAGAGGAAGATGAGTCGTCTTCAGACAGCCGTATCCTGGATGACGCCTGGCGTGGAGCAGAGGCCTATCATTTCTTCCTGCTTGCGCAGAGACAGCTGTACGAAGGCAAGGTGGAATCAGCCATGAGGACAG CTCTCCATCTCCGGGACTATGAGGATATTATTCCTGCTGTAGAGATTTACTCTCTGCTAGCCATCTGCTCATCTACCAACTGTGCGTTTGGTATTTGCTCACGTGCCTTTATAAAGCTGGAGTCTCTGGAAACACTGACTCCAGATCAGAGGCAGCTTTATGAAGACCTGGCCCTGGAGATCTTCACCAAGCACAGCCCTCGAGACACCCGGCAAAGCCAGCAAGACAGTCTGACTGAAGG GCCGGAGGGCAAGTTGCCCACCTGTATAGTGACAGGAAAAGTGATATCGGAGTACCAGTTCTGGCTGTGCAGTGTGTGTAAGCACTGTGCTTTGGAGCAGGATATCACACAACACAACTTCTGTCCTCTCTGTCACTCCCCAGTGGCATAG